ACGCTCATCAAACTCTCTTCTGTCCACGACCTCAGCTTGTCCACCTGTAACGACAACATCTAAATCCAAATCCACAAAGACAACATCGTTCCCTATGACAGGTGGCAGGGTGACGTTACAGTAATAGTCCGTGCCTGTTTCTTTTAGCAACATGAACACTTGAAAAAATGAACGCGGCCAAAAGAAAGCCACAACCGGATAGTCACTGGACCAACTGGTCCCATCTGACTCCAGAACAGGCGACTTGGGGGAAATGAGATAGATCCCCCTGCTCACGGTCTTGCGAACATTCAACCATGTTCTGTGTATCGATCCGTCCGTATGCACACTCACAAGCTTCAAGACCCGGCTCCTCCCCTCGACTCATCTTCCACCTCCGTAAAATGAGGTAACAAATCAACGAAGAGATGTGTACGGAGTAAACCTTTCGCACCAATGAGTAAAATCGGCCCAATAAATAATCCGACAACTCCAATTAACTTTAAACCAACATATAAAGCAAACAGGGTGGACAGCGTATCCAAGCCTACGGACTCCGCCAGTATCTTCGGTTCGACCATGTGCCGTATGAGCGAAATGACGAGTTGGAGCCCGATCACTTTAATAGCCATGGATACATCACCGAGAAGAAGTGCACCAATCGCCCAAGGAACCGTCAACAGGGCTGATCCCAGCATGGGAACGAGTCCAGTTAGCGCAAATAGGATGCCGAGCAAGACAGCGTATGGGATTCCCAGAACATACATGCCAATGACACCGAGGACAGCCGACATGCACATTAAGATAAATTGGACGCGAATCGTTCCCAAAAATGCTCTCGACATGTCACTTAAAATGCTGTTTAACTTTTTGTCCCAACCGGGTGGAACAATTCGAAAGAACGACTTCATCATGCGTTCTCGCCGAAGAAGTATGAAAAACGTTGTGACAACACCAATAACTCCGACAAACAATGTCTCGGGCAAATGTGCAAACGAACCCAGTACGGATGATACAAATCTACTCACGGAGGCCTCGATACCACGTGCAAACTGCTGGAGCGTCGTGTCAATTTGATTGGAAAGTTGAGTTGGTAATTGTCCGTAGAGGACTTGCGTCGCAACTAACTTTTCTTGAATAAAGTTACTCTCAACATGGACAAACGCTTGACTGTTTACAAGGAACGCCGACGCCTCGCGTGCGGTGCCAATGACAATACCCGCCGATACAGCAAGAACGAGCGCAACCGTGCAAACGAGAACGATGAGCACGGCAGTCAAGCGTGGAATGGACCGGTGCTCCATCCATCGCACGATCGGTATCAACAGAATGGCAAAAATCCACCCAATGACAAACGGTAGAATGTATTTCATTAAAAACCCGAGCAAAAGCGCGAATACCACAATAAAAGCAAGCATCAAGAAGACTTCTAAAACCCGCCAATAATACCGGCGCAATTCTAATTGATGACGAGTTGCTCGCAAACGAAAGTCTCCTTCCAGGGGACCAGACTACGATTGTGGACGGGGCATGACTCGGCGCTTCGCAACGAAACCGCAAGCGGCTAAAACGACTGCGAGGACGAAGAACAGCGTTGCTAACCACCCATGTCCCTGTGCCATCATGACTGATCCAAGTGCGAAACAGACCATTGTGAAAAGAGCAAAGAGGAAAAACAGAAAACGAACTGACGCGGACACGTAGAACCCTCCTATGTGTACAATTTATGTAATAATTTAACTCAGGATAACGTGCACAAATAGTTTAGTGGATCGCTAACATGATACCACAAGCATGCACGAAAAGACGGGATTTCAACTCGAGAGTCGAAATCCCGTCCAGGCATCAGAATTTTAAGATCAGTCAAGCAATTAGGATGCTGATACTTGAACAAGCAAGTGCGTGTGGACCTGTTTCCACACTTCTTCAAGATCCGATGAAACGACAACTTGATGTGCACCGCATCGACGGTAAATCGGCGTACGGGCGACGTCAGATGTGACGACCAGGACATGACGCACACGTGCATCCCTTAGGGTCTGAGCAAGAAGCGCCGTTCTCACGAAGTCATCTTTAGATTCGTGCACGATGGCGACATCAAATGATTCCTCTTCAACGGCTCGTTTGACCGGTATACGATGCGCAGGTGCATGAATAATCCGCCCTGGATACCATGAATGAATGATTTTATGAGTTTCCTCAAAACAATCTAGAATCCGAATGTCAATTCCGTCCACGAGGGCATTATCCACATATGGCTTTTCCTCTGCGTGAAATGAAGCAACGAGCAATTTAGGTGCCATAAAAGAATCAACCTTTCAACGATCGGCTGATAGCGCTTACATTTATAGTTTACACTATATCTCGTCGCTTTTAAAGCGCTTTCTTAAATTTTGGGCCGACGGCTTTGTCGAGCCATTTGCAGCAGGTGTTCTCCGTACCCGTACATAATTTCACGCGCAACGTCCGGTTGTTCCATTTGTACGGCGTCATAGACCGCGCGACAGGTCTTTAATCCCAGCTCCCGCTTGGGACTCAACAGTCGAAGACTGCTTCTCAGGGCCTCTTGAAGCACGCGAAAGGTGTTTTCTAATACCGCATTGTCGGCACACTCAGCAAGCACGGCATAGAAGTGTAGTTCACTGGCGATTCTGTGTTCACTGTGTCGGCTGCTTGCCTCTAAGTCAAACAGTGCGCGCGACAGGGCAGAATAATCCTGTTCGGACCGCCGTTTGGCAGCCGCCGAGGCAATGGCGGCCAAGATAGCGGTCTGAAGTTCAATTAAGTCCTTTACTTGGTCGGTCCCGAGCAGAACTGCCGCATCCAGCGGTTGCATCCACATTTCAACGCTGGCCGTACGTACATATGTCCCATCGCCGTGGCGAAACTCCACCAGTCCTTGTCCGCGCAAGGACCCCAGTGCTTCACGGACAGTTGCCCGACTGCAGGCGAACTCCTCAGCCAGTGTCTTTAACGGAGGAAGTCTGTCCCCCGGCAACAGTCCACCATTCTCTATCATTACCCGAATTTGTTCAGCGATTTGCATATACAGTTTTTGTCCACGGGATTGTTCAGCCAATGCAAATCCTCTTCTCCAGCACAAATGGGCAGGAACAACGTCCCGCCCATTTCGTATTCGCGCTTTACTAATCATTTCCTTCCACAGTGTCCAGTGCTACAGTGCCCAGCGTGAACGGATTACCCCTTAACTACAATGTTGACGAGCCGACCCGTGACGTAAATTTCCTTGACGATTTGTTTCCCGTCCAACCACTCTGCCATTTCGGGGAGTTCCTTTGCCACACGGATAGCCTCAGCTTGCGACACGTCTGCAGGCACAGTGACTTTGGAACGAACACGTCCGTTCACCTGTACCGCAATTTCCACTTCGTCGTCTTTCAACCATTTTTCTTCATACGTGGGCCAAACACTCTCGAAGACGGATACCTTATGGCCAAGCATTTCCCACAACTCTTCTCCGAGGTGAGGTGCAAACGGTGCGATACAGACGGTCAACGTTTCCAACGTCGCTTTGTCCAGACCTGCTTTAGCCTCGGTCGTGAGGGCGTTCAGATATTCCATAAATGCGCTCACGGCTGTGTTAAACCGGAAGCTTTCCATCCGTTCCGTCAGGGCTGCAACAAAGCGATGCCGAAGTTTCGTCAAAGAATCTCGTTCGGCAACCGGACTCGTAGAATGTGCTGCGACCAGTCGATAGACGCGTTGCAAGAAGCGAGACACGCCTTCCAAGCCGTTTGTATTCCACTCTGCCTCGTCCTCCGGCGGCCCAACGAACATTTCGTACATCCGAAGTGCATCCACACCGTAATCGCGGATGATGTCATCGGGATTGACGACATTCCCCTTTGATTTGCTCATCTTCGCGCCATTTAAAGTGATCATACCTTGTGTAAACAGTCGAGTGAACGGTTCGTTGAACTGGATCAAACCGAGATCGTATATGAATTTTGTGTAGAATCGCGAATACAATAGGTGCAACACCGCATGTTCGACACCGCCGATGTACATGTCCACAGGCAGCCAATAATCAATAGCTTCCTTGGAGAACGGCGCTTCGTTGTTGTGGGGATCGGCGTAACGTAAGAAATACCAGCACGATCCCGCCCATTGCGGCATCGTATCTGTTTCCCGACGAGCCGGCCCGTGACACTTCGGACAGCTGGTGTGAACAAACTCCTCGATGGCCGCGAGCGGCGATTCTCCCGTGCCGGTCGGTTCGTACCGTTCGACGTCCGGCAACCGGATGGGCAGTTCCTCCACGGGAACAG
This is a stretch of genomic DNA from Alicyclobacillus dauci. It encodes these proteins:
- a CDS encoding DUF402 domain-containing protein, which gives rise to MSVHTDGSIHRTWLNVRKTVSRGIYLISPKSPVLESDGTSWSSDYPVVAFFWPRSFFQVFMLLKETGTDYYCNVTLPPVIGNDVVFVDLDLDVVVTGGQAEVVDRREFDERKVAYQSEWIENAQTAATTLMSLAENRWGPFHPATALRWRALYHYQFN
- the ytvI gene encoding sporulation integral membrane protein YtvI, whose product is MRATRHQLELRRYYWRVLEVFLMLAFIVVFALLLGFLMKYILPFVIGWIFAILLIPIVRWMEHRSIPRLTAVLIVLVCTVALVLAVSAGIVIGTAREASAFLVNSQAFVHVESNFIQEKLVATQVLYGQLPTQLSNQIDTTLQQFARGIEASVSRFVSSVLGSFAHLPETLFVGVIGVVTTFFILLRRERMMKSFFRIVPPGWDKKLNSILSDMSRAFLGTIRVQFILMCMSAVLGVIGMYVLGIPYAVLLGILFALTGLVPMLGSALLTVPWAIGALLLGDVSMAIKVIGLQLVISLIRHMVEPKILAESVGLDTLSTLFALYVGLKLIGVVGLFIGPILLIGAKGLLRTHLFVDLLPHFTEVEDESRGGAGS
- a CDS encoding FadR/GntR family transcriptional regulator, whose product is MAEQSRGQKLYMQIAEQIRVMIENGGLLPGDRLPPLKTLAEEFACSRATVREALGSLRGQGLVEFRHGDGTYVRTASVEMWMQPLDAAVLLGTDQVKDLIELQTAILAAIASAAAKRRSEQDYSALSRALFDLEASSRHSEHRIASELHFYAVLAECADNAVLENTFRVLQEALRSSLRLLSPKRELGLKTCRAVYDAVQMEQPDVAREIMYGYGEHLLQMARQSRRPKI